In Legionella sp. MW5194, a single window of DNA contains:
- a CDS encoding helix-turn-helix transcriptional regulator — translation MNTLINTSLEVMKNNASKAEQLLKLLANSKRLLILCYLLKQECTVGELEPLVGLSQSALSQHLAKMRREGVLSVRKEGTRVYYFISKPEVEAVLSTLYLIYCKE, via the coding sequence ATGAATACATTAATAAACACTAGCCTTGAAGTGATGAAAAATAATGCTTCTAAGGCTGAACAATTACTTAAACTTTTAGCCAATTCCAAAAGGCTTCTCATTCTATGCTATCTCCTCAAACAAGAATGCACGGTTGGCGAACTAGAACCCCTTGTCGGTTTGTCTCAATCTGCGCTTTCACAGCATTTAGCTAAAATGAGGCGCGAAGGTGTACTTTCGGTAAGAAAAGAAGGGACTCGAGTTTATTATTTTATTAGCAAACCCGAAGTGGAAGCTGTTTTATCAACGCTTTATTTAATTTATTGCAAAGAATAA
- a CDS encoding DUF1189 family protein produces MYDRLYHWFFTLSQYSKALYASFYSSVLYSDVVKRWQGLSMGYLLFLIILGAIPLSGRVIVEFNHFFKEEILFPIQSLPLLPMHNGEITYNQPMPYLIKNNKGEVVSIIDTTGTVSDMNQAYPQLTVLITKNKMILRPPSYKQFLGLAKNNIGNPIYIRTFDKGLNGMLSGEEWIHSTGISRLNTLMQILIFPCIILFYFGFFGVMLLLLSALVQLFSDIFFSFKLPFKAACRLLAVAATPTLVLFFFIRCGNFAVPGMSLVYGVLLLSYTSYGLYSAKRFSV; encoded by the coding sequence ATGTACGATCGATTATATCATTGGTTTTTTACTTTATCACAATATAGTAAAGCTCTTTACGCTTCGTTCTATTCTTCTGTTTTATATTCCGATGTGGTGAAGCGTTGGCAGGGATTGAGTATGGGGTATCTTTTATTCCTCATTATTTTGGGAGCTATTCCTTTATCTGGACGGGTAATCGTAGAATTTAATCATTTTTTTAAGGAGGAGATTTTATTCCCCATACAGTCACTCCCTCTACTGCCCATGCATAATGGCGAGATCACTTACAATCAACCTATGCCTTATTTAATAAAAAATAACAAGGGAGAGGTGGTTTCAATAATCGATACGACAGGAACAGTGTCTGACATGAATCAGGCATACCCTCAACTCACAGTTTTAATTACCAAAAATAAAATGATTTTAAGACCGCCCAGTTATAAACAGTTTTTAGGTTTGGCTAAAAACAACATTGGCAACCCCATTTATATACGTACTTTTGACAAAGGGCTTAATGGAATGCTCTCTGGCGAAGAGTGGATTCATTCCACTGGGATTTCCAGATTAAATACGTTGATGCAAATCCTTATCTTTCCCTGCATAATTTTATTTTATTTTGGTTTTTTTGGGGTTATGTTACTTTTACTGTCTGCACTGGTGCAGTTGTTTTCTGATATTTTTTTCAGCTTTAAACTCCCATTTAAAGCCGCTTGTCGTCTATTAGCTGTAGCTGCAACACCTACCTTGGTTTTATTCTTTTTTATACGATGCGGTAATTTCGCTGTTCCTGGAATGAGTTTGGTTTATGGAGTACTCCTTCTCAGTTATACTTCCTATGGGCTGTATTCAGCCAAACGGTTTAGTGTTTGA
- a CDS encoding efflux RND transporter permease subunit → MVKDVFYSKNKLNKAGQLARTFIQSKLTLLLIVGILLFGVLALERTPRSYNPEIIVPAVTISVSRPGSDSQEMLHQIVRPLEGLMASISGVEHTYGMAIDDSAMVTVRFKVNENEEASLVKVYNQINSNMDKMPPGTLMPLIRSISLYDVPLVTLTLHAKGANPVDLRTLADKVLEELRTVPQVGKSWVMGASPQAIRVWLNPKHMAEHAISIANIQQAFSVNNISLDAGTLEHELSETSLRIEGSLISNQDLANIIIGTDGAKPILLKDIATIEKGPQDETIASYFAYGAHGPLKNADIEPAVTIALARQKGSNGVDVAKALLNKLEQLQNSQLIPKNIDVSITRNYGDEANDAVNTLVEHLGIAILSVVVLLMVFLGWREASVVVFSIPLILCLVLGIGWLSGQTINRITLFALILSLGLLVDDSIVVIENIHRHIIKGVQKNFTRLVIYAANEIGKPTIIATFTVMLALLPMDFVGGMMGPFMAPIPFNAPLAMIVSLFIAYSVVPYLAYRWLRTKAKKQMNEHHQSHSTWLQRAYLVLFKGLLYSSKKRHLFYLIIVLLLFAVLLQPAWQFIRPAGPNGPLSPLGVEIKMLPDDNVNTFLVSVDAGANATLTKTNELLRELSATIQKNPYVTDLELYLGESAPEDFAALVRGDNLLRGSQYGQIRVNLVNKHHRAIGSHQIATQVYQGLVHLQKQHPQSHIKLFESPPGPPVRSQMEAGLYGPNYNELRSVANKITSEVYPKIYGMINIDNSVTQDTNQYRIEINHNAVMLAGLAPKTVAQEVSALFKGISIGNAHEPNARQPEHIILRLPQKAREVAQVLNQLCLKNQQQQLIPLAKIATLHEDKEEKPIFTKDQTPVVYVTGEVLGTSPAYAVTSATNMLKKGSCGITTKSVNSELNRLPKMLF, encoded by the coding sequence ATGGTGAAGGATGTGTTTTATTCCAAAAATAAGCTCAATAAAGCAGGGCAATTGGCGCGAACCTTTATTCAATCCAAGCTGACTCTGTTACTGATTGTTGGTATTCTGTTGTTTGGCGTACTTGCCCTAGAACGCACCCCGCGAAGCTATAATCCTGAAATTATTGTTCCAGCAGTAACTATTTCTGTGAGTCGCCCTGGTAGTGATAGCCAAGAAATGCTACATCAAATTGTTCGCCCACTAGAAGGGTTGATGGCCTCTATTTCAGGCGTTGAGCATACTTACGGGATGGCCATTGATGATAGTGCTATGGTTACGGTTCGCTTTAAAGTGAATGAAAATGAAGAGGCGAGCTTGGTTAAGGTCTATAACCAAATCAACAGCAACATGGATAAAATGCCCCCGGGTACTTTAATGCCTTTAATCCGCTCTATCAGTTTGTACGATGTTCCACTAGTGACACTGACATTACATGCTAAAGGCGCAAATCCAGTTGACTTACGCACGCTTGCCGATAAAGTCTTGGAGGAATTGCGCACCGTACCCCAAGTTGGGAAAAGTTGGGTAATGGGTGCATCACCTCAGGCTATTCGTGTCTGGCTGAACCCAAAGCACATGGCAGAGCACGCCATTTCAATTGCCAACATTCAACAAGCCTTCTCTGTTAATAACATCAGTCTTGACGCAGGAACATTAGAGCATGAATTAAGTGAAACATCTCTTCGCATCGAGGGCTCACTCATTTCCAATCAAGACTTAGCCAACATTATTATTGGAACTGATGGGGCCAAACCTATTTTATTAAAAGATATTGCGACTATTGAAAAGGGGCCTCAAGATGAAACTATTGCGTCCTATTTTGCCTATGGAGCACACGGCCCATTGAAGAATGCAGATATAGAACCTGCAGTAACCATTGCTCTTGCACGTCAAAAAGGAAGCAATGGTGTTGATGTAGCAAAAGCACTTTTGAATAAACTTGAGCAATTACAAAACAGTCAGCTCATTCCAAAAAATATAGATGTCTCAATCACTCGCAATTATGGAGATGAAGCTAATGATGCAGTGAATACTTTGGTCGAGCACTTAGGGATTGCGATTCTAAGTGTCGTGGTATTGCTGATGGTGTTTTTAGGATGGCGCGAAGCATCAGTGGTTGTTTTTTCTATTCCCTTAATTTTGTGCCTAGTACTTGGTATTGGCTGGCTATCAGGCCAGACTATCAATCGAATTACTTTGTTTGCGCTCATTCTTTCATTAGGCCTCTTAGTAGACGATAGCATTGTGGTGATTGAAAACATTCACCGCCATATTATTAAGGGAGTGCAAAAAAACTTTACCCGTTTAGTTATTTATGCAGCCAATGAAATTGGTAAGCCAACGATTATTGCTACCTTTACAGTGATGCTGGCGCTACTGCCTATGGATTTTGTAGGTGGAATGATGGGGCCGTTTATGGCGCCTATACCTTTTAATGCGCCATTGGCAATGATTGTATCCCTCTTTATTGCCTATAGCGTGGTTCCTTATCTTGCTTATCGTTGGTTAAGAACTAAAGCTAAAAAACAAATGAATGAGCATCATCAAAGCCATAGCACCTGGTTGCAGCGAGCGTACCTTGTATTATTCAAAGGATTACTTTACTCATCGAAAAAACGACATCTCTTTTATTTGATTATTGTACTATTGCTCTTCGCGGTATTACTCCAACCTGCCTGGCAATTTATTCGCCCTGCAGGCCCTAATGGCCCATTAAGCCCGTTAGGAGTTGAAATTAAAATGCTACCCGATGACAACGTGAATACCTTTTTAGTGTCCGTTGATGCAGGCGCTAACGCAACGTTAACGAAAACAAACGAGTTACTTCGCGAACTTAGTGCAACCATCCAAAAAAATCCTTACGTCACAGACTTGGAGCTGTACTTAGGAGAATCAGCCCCAGAAGATTTTGCCGCTCTGGTGCGTGGAGATAATCTATTAAGAGGCAGTCAATACGGGCAAATACGCGTGAATTTGGTGAACAAACATCATCGAGCTATTGGCTCACACCAAATTGCAACACAGGTTTACCAGGGACTTGTGCATTTGCAAAAACAACATCCCCAAAGCCATATCAAGCTTTTTGAAAGCCCTCCTGGGCCGCCTGTTCGCTCACAAATGGAGGCAGGTCTCTACGGGCCTAATTACAATGAATTGAGGTCTGTCGCTAATAAGATAACCTCTGAAGTGTATCCCAAAATATACGGCATGATAAATATTGATAACTCAGTGACTCAAGACACCAATCAATACCGCATTGAAATCAATCATAATGCAGTCATGCTGGCAGGCTTAGCCCCAAAAACGGTAGCGCAGGAGGTAAGCGCTTTGTTCAAGGGTATTTCCATCGGAAATGCACATGAACCCAATGCCAGACAGCCCGAGCACATCATCTTACGTCTTCCGCAAAAGGCACGTGAAGTTGCTCAAGTACTTAATCAGCTGTGTTTAAAAAATCAGCAACAACAACTAATCCCTCTGGCAAAAATTGCAACCTTACATGAAGATAAAGAGGAAAAACCCATCTTCACTAAAGATCAAACACCCGTTGTTTATGTAACCGGTGAAGTGTTGGGCACGAGCCCTGCTTATGCGGTCACTTCTGCAACAAATATGCTCAAGAAGGGGTCGTGTGGAATAACCACCAAAAGTGTTAATTCTGAATTAAATCGTCTTCCAAAAATGTTGTTTTAG
- a CDS encoding YhcG family protein, whose product MSKEITFHLDHDYKSFLSALKTQIKSSQFRAALAVNQEVINHYWYIGKQIIEKQKQKSWGTGFIETLSRDLQNLFPETRGYSVANIRRMKRLAEEYPDLNEIRAQAVRDLPWGHIVVLIQRVNDAIMRDWYVSQTIENGWSRSTLEKNINQNLYQSQALSSSKASNFIHRLPAAQSSLAQEVLKSPYNFDFLGLHDDALEREIEHASIAHITKFLLELGKGFSFVGSQYPMEIDGETYFLDMLFYHLKLRAFIVIEWKAVRFKPEHAGQLNFYLNLVDQYLKTEHDNPSIGLLLCKSRSKVIAEYALKGIEKPIGVSEYQLTKAIPENLKSNLPSIAELEAEFSEDNIDGSTHKTK is encoded by the coding sequence ATGTCAAAAGAAATAACTTTTCATCTCGATCATGATTATAAGTCATTTTTAAGTGCGCTTAAAACTCAAATAAAATCCTCACAATTCCGTGCAGCACTGGCCGTAAATCAAGAAGTTATCAACCACTATTGGTACATTGGCAAACAAATAATTGAGAAACAGAAGCAAAAATCTTGGGGAACGGGCTTTATTGAAACATTATCTCGAGATCTACAGAATTTATTTCCTGAAACCCGGGGTTATTCAGTAGCAAACATCCGACGAATGAAACGTCTTGCCGAGGAATATCCTGATTTAAATGAAATTCGCGCACAAGCTGTGCGGGATTTACCTTGGGGACATATTGTTGTTTTAATACAAAGAGTTAATGATGCTATCATGCGTGATTGGTATGTAAGTCAAACCATTGAAAATGGTTGGTCACGCTCAACACTTGAAAAAAATATTAATCAAAATTTATATCAATCTCAAGCTTTATCCTCTAGTAAAGCATCTAATTTTATACACCGATTACCAGCGGCACAATCATCACTTGCGCAAGAAGTACTTAAAAGTCCATATAATTTTGATTTTTTAGGTCTTCATGATGATGCACTTGAGCGCGAAATTGAGCATGCTTCCATTGCACATATTACCAAGTTTTTATTAGAGCTGGGCAAGGGTTTCTCATTTGTTGGTAGTCAATATCCGATGGAAATTGATGGCGAAACTTATTTCCTAGATATGCTCTTTTATCATTTAAAACTTAGGGCATTTATTGTTATAGAATGGAAGGCAGTTCGCTTCAAACCAGAACATGCTGGACAATTAAATTTTTATCTCAACTTGGTTGATCAGTATCTTAAAACGGAACACGATAACCCTAGCATAGGTTTATTGCTTTGCAAATCAAGAAGCAAAGTCATTGCTGAGTATGCTCTAAAAGGCATAGAAAAACCAATAGGCGTTTCTGAATATCAACTTACAAAGGCAATTCCTGAAAACTTAAAATCAAACCTGCCAAGCATTGCAGAACTTGAAGCAGAATTCAGTGAAGATAATATTGATGGTAGTACGCATAAGACCAAATGA
- a CDS encoding Tn3 family transposase — translation MTKKNRLQLLTEPEIEDFYARPNFNSGERELYFAMNPQEMIALRQYSATKTQIAFRLQLAYFKAKQKFFEFTFDEVRDDVAYLIVKYYKNAKAKLPSSITRQTINQQKQDILNLFDYQDWSLKQSALVESHLCELLRYYPKGNDTFRQLLVYFENQKILLPSYRTLQDLFTRAFSRESERIGKLIQLIPQEQQEKLSNLIKREEGSTKFNVIRADQKSFKYNPIKEEVAKAIELLDLYAFAKEFLPSLQISKNAIRYYSDLAEQYAASRLRRVNKIQQYLQVLCFIYHRYQQIMDNLITSFMFHIRGIISDAKKYAEKARAEYNTNLAVDVPKLAKFMKWFPNRKYGMGHEELNREAYNILPEKQFPIIADYLMGSRFDAKSAKRDFYLEQSRLFALYLRPVLLHVSFEYYKADADVMAFIKHMKNHYGRRKKGPASFKLPQELKDRISETALPYLKKTANDEQIDPHLFEFFVYQKMYHRLDKNLLCCNDSVTYCDVDHDLVAESVVDDAEKIANEFGYKKIPVYCDERLDEVLNELDRAWERTTSRINRGENQSFKIKETKSGEQDWSLGYEGVEKLEDSFFKTLPQVEIPDIMMHMGDRTNMWDVFTHMKSRYNVKTKPPKTAINACILADAFGISTEKMAEMSDMNFNLLRSTHQDYIRVDTMCASNDNAGNLVHGLPIFKLWDLIDNKTLGDGDGQKMPTSESTIQSRYSKKYLGKAPGISVYTLIANFIAVNAKNIGLNEYEGHSLYDLINGNKTDINIDMVTGDNHSLNQLNFVILDSIDVEYVPSIKDIREAAQNLLSVKSVAENKGMICPSGVVNASLIRSQKRGILRILLSLLLQENTQSTIVKKINSSARYSGLKKALFEYNKLLKSIHVLNLIDNVALRKAIRTARNRTEAYHQLQGLIRKIYRGVFKGKKIVHNRVSAHAVRLVANCIIAYNSIILNIVYEQMLAEGVSQEIIDNFARISPIAWAHIAFTGKYNFKKSNGEIDITAMVNAFEKHLKQHFWKTI, via the coding sequence ATGACAAAGAAAAATCGGTTGCAGTTACTTACCGAGCCAGAAATTGAAGATTTTTATGCCCGTCCTAATTTTAATTCTGGTGAACGTGAACTTTATTTTGCAATGAATCCACAAGAGATGATTGCGTTGCGTCAATATTCAGCAACAAAGACCCAAATTGCCTTTAGGTTGCAGCTTGCTTACTTTAAAGCCAAGCAGAAATTTTTTGAATTCACTTTCGATGAAGTACGTGATGACGTGGCCTATCTCATTGTAAAATATTATAAAAATGCAAAAGCCAAGTTACCAAGCAGCATCACACGTCAAACCATTAACCAACAAAAACAAGACATTCTAAACTTATTTGATTATCAAGACTGGTCGCTAAAACAAAGTGCCTTGGTTGAATCTCATCTCTGCGAATTATTACGTTATTACCCAAAAGGCAATGATACATTTAGGCAGTTGTTGGTATATTTTGAAAATCAGAAAATACTGCTCCCGTCTTACCGTACTTTACAAGATCTGTTTACACGAGCATTTTCCAGAGAAAGTGAACGAATTGGCAAGCTGATTCAGCTAATCCCACAGGAACAACAGGAAAAACTGTCAAATCTGATCAAGCGCGAAGAAGGAAGCACAAAATTCAATGTCATTCGTGCAGATCAGAAGAGCTTTAAATATAATCCTATCAAGGAAGAAGTAGCCAAGGCAATCGAGCTCCTCGATTTATATGCATTTGCAAAAGAGTTTTTACCCTCGTTACAAATATCCAAAAATGCGATTCGCTATTATTCCGATTTAGCAGAGCAGTATGCCGCATCCAGATTACGTCGAGTCAATAAAATACAACAGTATTTACAGGTATTGTGTTTTATTTACCATCGCTATCAGCAAATCATGGATAATTTGATCACTAGCTTTATGTTTCATATTAGAGGCATCATATCAGATGCTAAAAAATATGCTGAAAAAGCACGTGCGGAATACAATACCAATTTGGCTGTTGATGTTCCAAAGTTGGCAAAATTTATGAAGTGGTTCCCCAACCGTAAATATGGCATGGGGCATGAAGAATTAAATCGGGAGGCTTATAACATTCTGCCCGAAAAGCAATTTCCGATCATTGCAGACTATTTAATGGGAAGCAGGTTTGATGCAAAATCCGCGAAGCGAGATTTTTACCTGGAGCAGTCTCGTTTATTTGCGCTTTATTTGCGACCGGTATTACTTCATGTTTCATTTGAATACTATAAAGCAGATGCCGATGTCATGGCATTTATCAAGCACATGAAAAATCATTATGGTCGCCGGAAAAAAGGCCCGGCATCCTTTAAATTACCTCAAGAGCTGAAAGACAGGATTTCAGAAACCGCCTTGCCTTATTTGAAGAAAACCGCGAATGATGAACAAATCGATCCGCATTTGTTTGAGTTTTTTGTATATCAAAAAATGTATCACCGTTTAGATAAAAATTTGCTCTGTTGTAACGATAGCGTGACCTATTGTGATGTTGATCATGATTTGGTGGCTGAATCAGTGGTTGATGATGCTGAAAAAATTGCCAATGAATTTGGCTATAAAAAAATACCTGTTTATTGCGATGAACGTTTAGATGAAGTTCTGAATGAATTAGATCGTGCATGGGAGAGAACAACCAGTCGAATTAATCGTGGCGAAAATCAGTCCTTCAAAATTAAAGAAACGAAATCAGGTGAACAAGATTGGAGCCTTGGGTATGAGGGTGTTGAAAAACTGGAAGATAGCTTTTTTAAAACATTACCCCAGGTAGAAATTCCGGATATCATGATGCACATGGGGGATCGTACCAACATGTGGGATGTGTTTACCCATATGAAATCACGGTACAATGTAAAAACAAAGCCACCTAAAACTGCGATAAATGCTTGTATTCTAGCCGATGCCTTTGGTATTAGTACTGAAAAAATGGCTGAAATGTCGGATATGAATTTCAACCTTTTACGCTCAACGCATCAGGATTACATTCGTGTCGATACAATGTGTGCGTCAAATGACAATGCAGGTAATCTTGTGCATGGGTTGCCTATTTTCAAGTTGTGGGATCTAATCGACAATAAAACATTAGGGGATGGTGACGGGCAGAAGATGCCAACCAGTGAAAGTACCATTCAATCGCGGTATTCAAAAAAATACCTTGGGAAGGCACCCGGAATTTCTGTATATACATTGATCGCAAACTTTATCGCAGTCAATGCCAAGAACATTGGATTGAATGAATATGAAGGCCATTCACTCTATGATCTTATCAATGGCAATAAAACAGACATCAATATTGATATGGTAACAGGGGATAATCATTCGCTGAATCAATTGAATTTTGTCATATTGGACTCCATAGATGTTGAATATGTACCAAGCATAAAGGACATCAGAGAAGCAGCTCAAAACCTGCTTTCCGTTAAATCGGTTGCCGAAAATAAGGGCATGATTTGTCCGAGTGGTGTTGTTAATGCATCATTAATTCGATCACAAAAACGCGGAATCTTGCGTATACTCCTGTCTTTGTTATTGCAAGAGAATACACAAAGCACAATCGTCAAAAAAATTAATTCTTCTGCACGTTATTCAGGGTTGAAAAAAGCACTATTTGAATATAACAAGCTTTTGAAAAGCATTCATGTTCTCAATTTGATTGATAACGTGGCACTCAGGAAAGCCATACGCACAGCACGAAATCGCACTGAAGCATACCATCAACTGCAAGGCCTCATTAGAAAAATATATCGCGGTGTTTTTAAAGGAAAGAAAATCGTCCACAATCGTGTCAGTGCTCATGCTGTAAGACTGGTTGCGAATTGCATCATTGCCTATAACAGTATTATTTTGAACATTGTTTATGAGCAAATGCTCGCCGAGGGTGTAAGTCAGGAGATTATTGATAACTTTGCCCGGATTTCACCGATAGCATGGGCACATATTGCCTTTACTGGCAAGTACAATTTTAAAAAGAGCAACGGTGAAATTGACATAACAGCAATGGTGAATGCATTTGAAAAACATCTAAAACAACATTTTTGGAAGACGATTTAA
- a CDS encoding type II toxin-antitoxin system RelB/DinJ family antitoxin: protein MKSIGVNIMNKAATINARIEPALKIQAEEILHKVGLSAAEAIRLFYSQVCLQNGLPFDVKIPNKKTLDAIEELESGKGERFKTMKDVWNSIDNA, encoded by the coding sequence ATGAAAAGTATTGGAGTGAATATCATGAATAAGGCGGCGACAATTAATGCTCGTATTGAGCCTGCTCTTAAAATACAGGCGGAAGAGATATTACATAAAGTAGGTTTATCTGCTGCTGAGGCTATTCGGCTTTTCTATAGTCAAGTATGTCTTCAAAATGGTCTTCCATTTGATGTAAAAATACCGAACAAAAAGACGCTTGATGCAATTGAAGAGCTTGAGTCAGGTAAGGGCGAACGATTTAAAACAATGAAGGATGTTTGGAATTCTATAGATAATGCTTGA
- a CDS encoding type II toxin-antitoxin system YafQ family toxin, with protein MLELELATQFKRDLKKIVKQRKNKDLLDSILDPKHKDHNLSGDWHGYRECHITPDWLLIYKIIKDDCVQLLRLSRTGSHSDLFK; from the coding sequence ATGCTTGAATTAGAACTGGCTACTCAATTTAAGCGTGATCTTAAAAAGATAGTAAAGCAGAGGAAAAATAAAGATCTTTTAGATTCTATTTTAGATCCCAAGCATAAAGATCATAATCTTTCAGGAGATTGGCATGGTTATCGTGAGTGTCATATAACCCCTGATTGGCTTTTAATTTATAAAATCATTAAAGATGATTGTGTGCAGTTGTTAAGATTATCAAGAACAGGATCTCATTCTGATTTGTTTAAGTAA
- a CDS encoding TolC family protein, whose protein sequence is MLLSSITPRKHSAFIIVISALSTSLCAGSVPISYSKAIQLALANNPKIHAANASIEAAVGASKQAKSMSWPQLDLEVSGARTDNPMSVFGYKLSQGNASFADFGANQYTGLNTLYTKPQALNHPGYYSNLDTAFKLSVPIYTGGRIKAQQAQTRALVASAQRGNQQAQNQLAYEVYVSYERFLTAKELVGIAERQVARAKVFLSTTKDLKKQSITLNSDVLMAEAYLNSSLLGLSNARIQTEDELDGFRTLLGSPESTFIPSRHTTLSAKTKLNFLLMTRAINDNPSIKTLHARLQAEKAVIAASLALYKPQVSMQLRHDWNGNTIGSGLPSDTIALGANWTLFSAGERAGAVQVASANAKKIQFELDEQRNQLRLQLKQIRRAEQQTLYELQLSRQTAEKEEAVIQKLKQRFGRGLVPLSALLESQMKLTQSKAQELQALHQSRVHQAHWLMLSNQLISKAIKSA, encoded by the coding sequence ATGTTATTAAGTAGTATTACCCCAAGAAAACACAGTGCTTTTATTATTGTAATAAGTGCACTGTCGACTTCTCTTTGCGCAGGCTCGGTACCCATCTCATATTCTAAAGCGATTCAGCTTGCGCTCGCTAATAACCCTAAAATCCATGCGGCAAACGCTTCAATAGAAGCAGCGGTCGGGGCCTCAAAGCAAGCAAAAAGTATGAGTTGGCCACAATTAGACCTTGAGGTAAGCGGAGCAAGGACTGATAATCCGATGTCGGTATTTGGTTATAAACTAAGTCAAGGGAATGCCAGTTTTGCTGATTTTGGCGCCAATCAATATACTGGACTAAATACCTTATATACCAAGCCTCAAGCATTAAACCACCCAGGATATTATAGTAATCTGGATACTGCGTTTAAACTAAGCGTTCCTATTTATACTGGAGGAAGAATAAAAGCGCAGCAAGCACAGACGCGTGCTTTAGTTGCATCCGCACAACGTGGCAATCAACAAGCTCAAAATCAACTGGCGTATGAAGTCTATGTGTCCTATGAGCGTTTTTTAACAGCCAAGGAACTGGTAGGCATCGCTGAAAGACAGGTTGCTCGAGCAAAGGTGTTTCTGTCAACAACCAAGGACCTAAAAAAGCAATCTATTACCCTAAATAGCGATGTATTAATGGCAGAGGCTTACTTAAACAGCTCTCTTCTTGGTTTATCTAATGCAAGAATTCAAACAGAAGATGAACTTGATGGCTTTAGAACGTTGCTTGGTAGTCCCGAAAGCACCTTTATACCAAGTCGGCACACAACCTTGAGTGCAAAGACAAAACTCAACTTTTTATTGATGACACGAGCAATCAATGATAATCCATCAATTAAAACCCTTCATGCACGTCTTCAAGCAGAAAAAGCGGTAATTGCTGCCTCTTTGGCACTCTATAAGCCCCAAGTGTCGATGCAATTAAGACATGATTGGAATGGCAATACCATAGGTTCAGGCCTTCCGTCAGATACGATTGCGCTAGGTGCTAACTGGACTTTATTTAGTGCGGGCGAGCGCGCTGGCGCTGTCCAGGTAGCAAGTGCAAATGCAAAAAAAATTCAATTTGAGCTTGATGAGCAACGAAATCAGCTGCGATTACAATTAAAGCAAATACGGCGTGCCGAGCAACAAACTCTTTACGAGTTGCAATTAAGTCGACAAACAGCAGAGAAAGAAGAGGCAGTAATTCAAAAACTAAAGCAGCGATTTGGTCGTGGGTTGGTTCCTCTAAGTGCTTTATTGGAGAGTCAGATGAAACTAACGCAGAGTAAAGCACAAGAACTGCAAGCGCTTCATCAATCAAGAGTGCATCAAGCCCATTGGCTGATGCTCAGTAATCAACTAATTTCTAAAGCGATAAAAAGCGCATAA
- a CDS encoding MazG nucleotide pyrophosphohydrolase domain-containing protein → MELLDKISALEEEASQFGFKWQSADQIMNQIHSECDEIKEHLNHDSSKENQTALQEEIGDLLHAVFSLCIFCKLSPRVTLGQTLTKFERRLRAVKLIAEERELINLEGLSLNELMHIWDRAKELVG, encoded by the coding sequence ATGGAACTTTTAGATAAAATTAGCGCTCTGGAAGAAGAAGCCTCCCAATTTGGGTTCAAGTGGCAAAGTGCAGACCAAATCATGAATCAAATTCACAGTGAGTGTGATGAAATCAAGGAGCACTTGAATCATGATAGTTCTAAAGAAAATCAAACTGCTTTGCAAGAAGAGATTGGTGATTTACTCCACGCAGTGTTTTCGCTGTGTATTTTTTGTAAGTTAAGCCCAAGAGTAACACTTGGACAAACGCTGACTAAATTTGAAAGACGATTACGAGCGGTTAAACTGATTGCTGAGGAACGTGAATTGATTAACCTTGAGGGTCTATCCCTTAATGAGTTGATGCATATTTGGGATAGGGCTAAAGAGTTAGTTGGGTAA